In a genomic window of Lacrimispora sp. BS-2:
- a CDS encoding anaerobic sulfatase maturase, whose amino-acid sequence MPPIQLLIKPASGSCNLRCKYCFYHDEMQKRERQNYGFMSLETLEEIVKKTLAYTERQCEFIFQGGEPTLVGLDFYKKLLEFESKHNIRNVKIMNSIQTNGYQLGEEWAEFFAANNFLVGVSLDGIKYTHDAYRENSAGEGSFGEIMKTLKLFDKKGVDYNILTVVNRRTAERIPRIYEFYKKNNWKYQQYIACLDPFGEPKGSREYSLTPEVYGEFLVKLFDLWYLDLMKGEQPYIRQFENYISLLMGYPPEACDMKGCCSIQHVVEADGSVYPCDFYVMDEYKIGNFLDNSIEDMGNRGLESGFVEASLNKPEECKTCNYAYLCRGGCRRNRQIDEGGQLGQNYFCSSYKYFFEKTRSRMEEIARQLMQSELRKR is encoded by the coding sequence ATGCCACCAATACAGTTGTTGATTAAGCCAGCCTCCGGAAGCTGTAATTTAAGATGCAAATATTGTTTTTATCATGACGAGATGCAGAAACGGGAGCGGCAAAATTACGGATTTATGTCTTTAGAGACCTTGGAGGAGATCGTTAAGAAGACACTGGCTTATACTGAGCGGCAGTGTGAGTTTATCTTCCAGGGAGGGGAACCCACTTTGGTGGGCCTTGACTTTTATAAAAAGCTGCTGGAATTTGAGAGTAAGCATAACATACGTAATGTAAAGATTATGAATTCTATTCAGACCAATGGATACCAGCTGGGCGAAGAATGGGCAGAGTTTTTTGCTGCAAATAATTTCCTGGTAGGTGTATCCCTGGATGGGATTAAATATACCCATGATGCCTATAGGGAGAATTCTGCGGGTGAAGGTTCCTTTGGCGAAATTATGAAGACCCTTAAGCTGTTTGATAAAAAAGGGGTGGATTATAATATCCTGACGGTTGTAAACCGAAGAACAGCGGAGCGGATTCCGCGAATTTATGAATTTTATAAGAAAAATAACTGGAAATATCAGCAGTATATCGCTTGTCTTGATCCATTTGGAGAGCCAAAGGGAAGCCGGGAGTATTCTCTGACGCCGGAGGTCTACGGGGAGTTTCTTGTAAAGCTGTTCGATCTTTGGTATCTGGATCTTATGAAAGGAGAACAGCCATACATTCGCCAGTTTGAAAATTATATCAGCCTTTTGATGGGATACCCGCCGGAGGCATGTGATATGAAGGGGTGCTGCAGCATCCAGCATGTAGTAGAAGCAGATGGATCTGTTTATCCTTGTGATTTCTATGTGATGGATGAGTATAAAATCGGAAATTTCCTGGATAATTCTATTGAGGATATGGGAAACAGGGGATTGGAGAGTGGATTTGTAGAGGCTTCCCTAAATAAACCAGAAGAGTGCAAAACCTGCAACTATGCATATCTATGCCGGGGCGGATGCCGCAGGAACCGCCAGATCGATGAGGGAGGCCAACTTGGCCAGAATTATTTCTGTTCATCTTATAAGTATTTTTTTGAGAAAACCCGTTCAAGGATGGAAGAGATTGCCAGACAGCTGATGCAGTCAGAACTGAGGAAGAGGTAA
- a CDS encoding LysM peptidoglycan-binding domain-containing protein, which translates to MIIHVVQPGETIYSISEYYKIPVARLILENGITNPDNLAIGQTIVIVQPEIVYTVQPGDTLESIAEQHGTTPLDLLRNNPYLSDREFLYAGETIVISYQTNKIRTVTTIGYAFSYIDKSVLIKTLPFLTYLTIFNYRATNEGEIIFRYDDTEIVNLAKVYGAAPMMFVSTMTEEGIISREVSYNILNNLSVQDRLIENALRIMKEKGFYGINIYAESITYDTINSSAEFLKRASEIFHSEGYKILITITPTTDIETSNISFERIDYSILSEFVDGIIFSSYDWARSYSYPNAIFPVNILREMLDYWVSIIPPEKIFLGVTALGYDWTLPYVPGASDATVITYNSAVQIAADNGIPIQFSEIAQSPYFYYMDSDGNLHVVWTKDARSFDARARLVVEYNLQGLSLWTIMRFDAQMWFVINTQYYIEKLIGNG; encoded by the coding sequence ATGATCATACACGTTGTTCAGCCAGGGGAAACCATCTATTCCATATCAGAGTATTACAAAATCCCTGTTGCCAGATTAATATTGGAAAATGGAATCACAAACCCCGACAATCTGGCAATAGGCCAAACCATTGTGATTGTTCAACCGGAAATAGTCTATACCGTCCAGCCTGGCGATACTTTGGAGAGTATTGCGGAGCAGCATGGTACAACGCCATTGGATTTATTAAGAAATAATCCCTATCTTTCGGATAGAGAATTTTTGTATGCCGGTGAAACTATAGTCATAAGCTATCAAACGAATAAAATAAGAACAGTTACCACTATTGGTTATGCCTTTTCTTATATAGATAAATCTGTATTAATAAAAACACTACCTTTTTTAACGTATCTGACTATATTCAATTATAGGGCTACAAATGAAGGAGAAATTATCTTCAGATACGACGACACTGAAATTGTCAATCTGGCTAAAGTTTATGGCGCTGCACCCATGATGTTTGTCTCCACTATGACAGAAGAAGGAATAATCAGCCGTGAAGTGTCCTATAATATTTTAAATAATCTTTCTGTACAGGACCGCCTTATTGAGAATGCCCTTCGCATAATGAAAGAGAAAGGCTTTTATGGTATTAACATATATGCCGAAAGTATCACCTATGACACCATAAACAGCAGTGCAGAATTTTTGAAAAGAGCCTCTGAGATATTTCACTCAGAAGGTTACAAGATACTGATTACCATAACGCCGACTACGGATATTGAAACCTCTAATATTAGTTTTGAAAGAATAGACTATTCAATATTATCTGAATTTGTTGATGGAATCATATTTTCTTCCTATGACTGGGCAAGGTCTTACAGCTATCCAAACGCAATTTTTCCGGTTAATATCTTAAGAGAGATGTTAGATTACTGGGTTAGTATTATTCCCCCTGAAAAAATCTTTCTGGGAGTTACTGCTCTGGGTTATGATTGGACACTTCCATATGTTCCCGGTGCGTCGGACGCTACTGTAATAACTTATAACAGTGCGGTACAAATTGCAGCGGATAACGGTATACCAATACAATTTAGTGAAATAGCACAGTCGCCCTATTTCTATTATATGGATAGTGATGGGAATCTGCATGTAGTATGGACGAAAGATGCAAGAAGTTTTGACGCACGAGCCAGGCTGGTAGTAGAATATAATCTCCAGGGATTATCTCTTTGGACCATTATGAGGTTTGATGCCCAAATGTGGTTTGTTATTAATACTCAATACTACATAGAGAAGCTTATTGGTAATGGCTAA
- a CDS encoding type II CAAX endopeptidase family protein, with protein sequence MEHQKNYEKTQMLIFLGVVFALPYILGILMGIGYTKGLDVSVFPSAQMFYPASGAILAALITHKEDQLIPKRFFIGFLILTLLLLVCTVASIIVPGMNWNVISQFVMVLGSVIAWILLLTEKKDKRIAYGLRGGRWKIAAFIILLYLILYFSRTAIMYILSGQMQTMTEIMQKPVTWLMLLTLPINYFLIFIAFFGEEYGWRYFLQPILQKKFGMVRGVFVLGIAWGVWHLPINFFYYSSPSVGIISLAGQLITCVTLGIFYGWAYLKTDNIWTVVILHFINNNLIPIITGNYTEDVLQNQDVTWNGVILLLVVNTLLFAGVIFTSYYRNNSRRLPTMDERVDQHMKNLEDPEQ encoded by the coding sequence ATGGAACATCAAAAAAATTATGAGAAAACTCAGATGCTTATTTTTCTGGGTGTGGTCTTTGCATTACCGTATATACTGGGTATTTTAATGGGGATTGGCTATACTAAGGGGCTTGATGTATCGGTTTTCCCCTCGGCTCAAATGTTTTACCCTGCTTCGGGAGCGATACTGGCCGCTTTAATCACGCACAAAGAAGATCAGCTGATTCCTAAGAGATTTTTTATTGGTTTTTTAATTCTTACTTTACTGTTATTGGTTTGTACAGTGGCAAGTATTATTGTGCCTGGAATGAATTGGAATGTCATTTCTCAATTTGTAATGGTACTTGGTTCTGTTATAGCATGGATTTTACTTCTTACTGAGAAAAAAGATAAGCGTATTGCCTATGGATTGAGAGGCGGGCGTTGGAAAATAGCTGCTTTCATTATTCTGCTATATTTAATTCTTTACTTTAGCAGAACCGCTATCATGTATATCTTAAGTGGTCAAATGCAAACCATGACTGAAATTATGCAAAAGCCTGTTACTTGGCTGATGTTATTAACATTGCCCATAAACTATTTTTTAATATTTATTGCATTTTTTGGAGAGGAGTACGGTTGGAGGTACTTTCTTCAGCCTATACTGCAAAAAAAGTTTGGAATGGTTCGCGGTGTTTTTGTTCTTGGAATTGCTTGGGGAGTGTGGCATTTACCTATTAATTTCTTTTATTATTCATCTCCTTCCGTAGGGATTATAAGCCTGGCAGGACAATTAATTACATGTGTTACATTGGGAATATTTTATGGTTGGGCTTATTTAAAAACCGATAACATATGGACGGTTGTTATTTTGCATTTTATCAACAATAATTTGATTCCGATTATTACCGGAAATTATACGGAGGATGTTCTTCAAAATCAAGACGTAACATGGAATGGTGTAATTTTATTACTGGTGGTCAACACGTTGTTGTTTGCAGGTGTTATTTTTACAAGCTATTATAGAAATAATAGCCGGAGACTTCCAACAATGGATGAACGAGTTGATCAGCATATGAAGAATTTGGAAGATCCGGAACAATGA
- a CDS encoding methyltransferase domain-containing protein, with protein sequence MPIIKGLEWTFNTEAEKYEKMRPEYVPELYEDIFNFITIDKTSNVVEVGIGGGQATLPILKTGCKLTAVEYGENLARLCRQKFKEFSSFSTVTAKFEDFEYDKNACDLI encoded by the coding sequence ATGCCAATAATCAAAGGATTGGAATGGACCTTTAACACGGAAGCCGAAAAGTATGAAAAAATGCGTCCTGAGTATGTTCCAGAATTATACGAAGATATTTTTAATTTTATTACAATTGATAAAACAAGTAATGTTGTGGAGGTTGGAATTGGGGGAGGACAAGCGACATTACCGATTCTAAAAACAGGATGCAAGCTAACCGCTGTAGAATATGGTGAAAATTTAGCAAGATTATGTCGTCAAAAATTCAAGGAGTTTTCTTCTTTTTCAACCGTAACAGCAAAATTTGAAGACTTTGAGTATGATAAAAATGCTTGCGATTTAATCTAA
- a CDS encoding DUF6143 family protein: protein MYNNLYCQPGFQNTTEQIPISLSKSLQGKYFVGLSREEFGAGKYAWAGLFNPRCSGVLLFVNVFTVGNVTEIPFSFQVWLNATTSGTAKPTDMQSSANTAIQPVPKPNVQFLYAENVDTEPTGGTLIFGRRCPAETTIVSEEDGKFICPPGGNFLINCLPPETSDEKILSRIAFGWWEEPY, encoded by the coding sequence ATGTATAATAATCTGTATTGTCAACCGGGGTTTCAAAATACAACAGAGCAAATTCCAATTTCATTATCTAAATCTCTTCAGGGAAAATATTTCGTAGGGTTGAGCCGCGAAGAATTTGGCGCCGGCAAATATGCATGGGCTGGCCTTTTTAATCCCAGATGTTCCGGCGTATTGCTTTTCGTAAATGTTTTTACGGTAGGTAACGTTACTGAAATCCCTTTTTCCTTTCAGGTTTGGCTGAATGCAACAACTTCAGGTACAGCGAAGCCAACTGATATGCAAAGCTCCGCAAACACTGCAATACAACCTGTTCCAAAACCGAATGTTCAGTTTTTATATGCAGAAAATGTCGACACAGAGCCTACGGGAGGAACGTTAATATTCGGGCGGCGTTGTCCAGCTGAAACGACAATCGTATCTGAAGAGGACGGAAAATTCATTTGTCCCCCAGGAGGGAATTTCTTGATAAATTGTCTTCCTCCGGAAACAAGTGATGAAAAAATATTGAGCCGCATTGCATTTGGCTGGTGGGAAGAGCCTTATTAA
- a CDS encoding DUF4879 domain-containing protein, with amino-acid sequence MKRVISTLLITISVLMAFSMTAFAAPLQPVSSVNIIEKGVWDKNFGSPALDSMNGRVYFAVRTMGHGSAVATYDNVKTKEFWHDVITNYAGTPIGFDRYYDCGPVTTGKHTFRIKTTSYGSPYNTIERSGTFTY; translated from the coding sequence ATGAAAAGAGTAATATCAACATTATTAATCACAATTTCTGTTTTAATGGCATTTTCAATGACTGCTTTTGCGGCGCCGCTACAACCGGTCTCAAGTGTGAATATTATAGAAAAAGGAGTTTGGGATAAGAACTTTGGTAGTCCTGCTCTAGATTCTATGAATGGTCGTGTATATTTTGCAGTAAGAACAATGGGTCATGGAAGCGCGGTTGCGACATATGATAATGTTAAGACAAAGGAATTTTGGCACGATGTAATTACAAATTATGCTGGTACACCGATTGGTTTTGATCGCTATTATGACTGTGGGCCTGTTACGACGGGAAAACATACATTTAGAATTAAAACTACTTCTTATGGTTCTCCATATAATACTATAGAGAGATCTGGTACATTTACATACTAA
- a CDS encoding NADAR family protein produces MHIKKGKKIMPPPWLAYPKIERYSIGWRMGYGEDYMIRFSNWWDTLSQEERTECQTLFPEPVTWKGWWEDNDTEQVLTHEEFSIPLWQQLGVPKYTLIQLQQEVAIGKQHDLCLFWGHQPSKDGSITKSCFSQWWIEEFCSIAQNYCCMEQFMMEQKAKLFGDKEIGQQIVELQNPSQIKALGRKVRGFDQALWDKAKYSIVLNGNWCKFSQNRDLRDFLLSTGDRVLVEASPYDAIWGIRLSADSSDAQNPLKWRGQNLLGFALMEVRDELRRITQNESLCDWSMVDQ; encoded by the coding sequence ATGCATATTAAAAAAGGTAAGAAAATAATGCCTCCTCCTTGGTTAGCTTACCCAAAGATTGAACGATACTCAATTGGCTGGCGCATGGGTTATGGAGAGGATTACATGATTCGATTTTCCAACTGGTGGGATACTCTTTCCCAAGAAGAACGAACGGAGTGCCAGACCTTATTTCCAGAGCCAGTTACATGGAAAGGCTGGTGGGAAGATAATGATACCGAACAAGTGCTAACACATGAAGAATTTAGTATTCCCTTATGGCAGCAACTTGGAGTGCCTAAATACACTCTAATCCAACTCCAACAGGAGGTTGCCATTGGTAAGCAGCATGACTTATGCCTGTTTTGGGGACATCAACCGTCAAAAGATGGAAGTATCACCAAAAGCTGTTTCAGTCAATGGTGGATAGAGGAATTCTGCTCTATAGCTCAGAACTACTGTTGCATGGAGCAATTTATGATGGAACAGAAAGCAAAACTGTTTGGAGACAAGGAAATAGGGCAACAGATTGTTGAACTTCAAAATCCTAGTCAGATTAAGGCACTTGGAAGAAAAGTCCGAGGTTTTGATCAAGCGCTATGGGATAAGGCCAAATATTCCATTGTACTTAATGGAAACTGGTGCAAATTCAGCCAGAACCGAGATTTAAGGGACTTTTTACTATCGACTGGCGACCGTGTTTTGGTGGAAGCAAGCCCTTATGATGCGATTTGGGGAATTCGACTCTCTGCTGACTCCTCTGATGCACAGAACCCGTTGAAATGGCGTGGCCAAAACCTATTGGGATTTGCGTTGATGGAAGTGAGAGATGAGCTTCGCAGGATTACACAAAATGAATCCCTTTGCGATTGGAGCATGGTAGATCAGTGA
- a CDS encoding IS66 family insertion sequence element accessory protein TnpB, whose product MNSTTSMIAEEYRIQQWATDIQACQMRPKDISVAAWCHEHGITKANYYYRLRRVREACLDGVEQTNPAPVFAQLPTGSAVGNLMEPDAIIRFGDCSIEIRNSISADLLEKLLQLIHHA is encoded by the coding sequence ATGAACTCTACAACTAGTATGATTGCTGAAGAATACCGTATTCAGCAATGGGCTACCGATATCCAGGCTTGCCAGATGCGCCCGAAAGACATATCTGTAGCTGCCTGGTGCCATGAGCATGGTATCACAAAAGCGAATTACTATTATCGCCTGCGTCGTGTCCGTGAGGCTTGCCTTGATGGCGTGGAGCAGACCAATCCGGCTCCGGTCTTTGCCCAACTTCCCACCGGATCAGCTGTTGGAAATTTAATGGAGCCGGATGCAATCATTCGCTTTGGCGACTGTTCCATCGAAATAAGGAATTCAATCTCGGCTGATCTGTTGGAAAAGCTGCTCCAACTCATTCATCATGCTTAA
- the tnpB gene encoding IS66 family insertion sequence element accessory protein TnpB (TnpB, as the term is used for proteins encoded by IS66 family insertion elements, is considered an accessory protein, since TnpC, encoded by a neighboring gene, is a DDE family transposase.) codes for MLNDAGSGYKVFLACGYTDLRRGIDGLSTLVKNQFLLDPFQTGILFLFCGRRTDRIKGLLWEQDGFLLLYKRLEAGRFQWPRNEQEVLAITPEQYTWLMQGLSIEQTRRIKKIQPRRPL; via the coding sequence ATGCTTAATGATGCTGGCAGTGGTTACAAGGTGTTCCTCGCATGCGGTTATACAGATCTGCGTAGGGGAATTGATGGCCTTTCCACTCTCGTCAAGAACCAGTTCCTCCTTGATCCATTCCAGACAGGGATCCTGTTTCTTTTTTGCGGGCGTAGGACTGACCGGATCAAAGGACTCTTATGGGAACAGGATGGATTTTTACTTCTGTATAAAAGACTAGAGGCCGGCCGTTTTCAGTGGCCCCGCAATGAGCAGGAAGTCCTTGCCATCACTCCAGAACAGTATACCTGGCTGATGCAGGGACTGTCTATTGAGCAGACTCGGAGGATCAAAAAGATCCAGCCAAGGAGACCTCTATGA
- a CDS encoding transposase — protein sequence MANTFTEEQLNECSKEMLVQLFLSMQEQMGQMNRNMELLIEQLSIANQKRFGRSSEKLDIDGQLSMNDCFNEAEVIAALGTDLEPEMEEVSPCTYKRRKQKGKREEDLKGIETVEVLHELDKDQLEQIFGKDGWKRLPDEVYKRLDFHPATFKVLEHHVAVYAGKNNETMVKAKRSYDLLRNSIVTPSLEAAIINSKYVNAIPLYRLEQEFARNEIHLSRQNMANWTIQCAERYLSLLWDRMHKEMCSCL from the coding sequence ATGGCCAATACATTTACAGAAGAACAACTGAATGAGTGCAGCAAAGAGATGCTTGTGCAGCTCTTTTTATCCATGCAGGAGCAGATGGGCCAGATGAACCGGAACATGGAGCTTTTGATTGAACAACTTTCCATTGCAAACCAGAAGCGCTTTGGGCGTTCCAGTGAAAAGCTGGACATCGATGGCCAGTTGAGCATGAATGACTGCTTTAATGAGGCGGAGGTCATTGCTGCCTTGGGGACTGACCTGGAACCGGAAATGGAAGAGGTTTCTCCCTGCACCTATAAACGCCGGAAACAGAAAGGAAAGCGTGAGGAAGACTTAAAGGGCATTGAGACCGTGGAGGTCCTGCACGAACTGGACAAAGACCAACTGGAGCAGATCTTCGGCAAAGATGGCTGGAAACGGCTGCCGGATGAAGTTTATAAGCGTCTGGATTTTCACCCGGCTACCTTCAAGGTACTGGAACACCATGTGGCAGTTTATGCTGGAAAGAACAACGAAACCATGGTAAAGGCAAAACGCTCCTATGATCTTCTGCGCAACAGCATTGTGACTCCATCTTTAGAAGCTGCCATCATAAACTCGAAATATGTAAATGCCATTCCATTGTACCGGTTAGAGCAGGAGTTTGCCCGCAATGAGATCCATCTGTCCCGGCAGAACATGGCAAATTGGACCATTCAGTGTGCAGAGCGCTACCTGTCTCTGCTTTGGGACCGTATGCATAAGGAAATGTGCAGCTGCCTGTGA
- the istA gene encoding IS21 family transposase: MLEVDMKTTIMTLYQKGYNKTQIGKMLGVDRKTVRKVLREETQGKELLQETQEGTWPSMLDEYREYIEIQLSKELSITRIHQDLQKEFGVACGYTTLRDYVKKIRKSQPHAYMVLHSLPGEEAQVDFGYIGTLKVNGTPRKAWIFVMSLSYSRYMYVAVTLDQSVQTFIRCHTEAFRYFGGVPQTVKIDNLKAAIVEADFYEPTVQRTYAAFAGHYGFLPNPCRVYTPTDKGKVESNVKYVKENCFKGRDFKELEHAKLFLLSWLKETANRRIHGTTGRKPETVYLETEKAYLKPLPAQDFLFSKSGTATVRTDCHIVHGGNYYSVPYTYIGMDVDVIEVNHLLKIYHAGKEIALHSLCENAKGEHVTDKKHYPSTKTITQEELLSSYREKMAEVGSGALAFLEAFKDTDMYQCHHYRSISGILALRKKYGEDAIDKACKRACHYGNITYRAVKRICESGLYNLPLEDAQESSMEGRSKIRNLSDYRQMTGLGVISHE; the protein is encoded by the coding sequence ATGCTGGAGGTAGACATGAAAACTACAATTATGACTCTGTATCAGAAAGGATATAACAAAACCCAGATTGGGAAGATGCTTGGCGTTGACAGAAAAACCGTACGCAAAGTGCTCAGGGAAGAAACGCAGGGAAAGGAGCTGCTACAGGAAACACAGGAGGGAACCTGGCCATCCATGCTGGATGAATACCGGGAATACATAGAAATCCAGTTATCCAAGGAATTGTCCATTACCCGCATCCACCAGGATCTGCAAAAAGAGTTCGGAGTTGCCTGCGGTTATACCACCCTGCGTGATTATGTGAAAAAAATAAGGAAATCCCAGCCTCACGCCTACATGGTGCTGCATTCCCTGCCAGGCGAAGAGGCACAGGTGGATTTCGGCTATATCGGAACTTTGAAAGTAAATGGAACACCCCGTAAAGCATGGATATTTGTCATGTCTTTGAGCTACTCCCGATACATGTACGTCGCTGTTACTCTGGATCAGAGCGTGCAGACCTTCATCCGGTGCCACACAGAAGCATTCCGGTACTTTGGCGGAGTTCCCCAGACCGTAAAGATTGACAACTTAAAGGCTGCTATCGTAGAAGCAGACTTTTATGAGCCGACTGTGCAGCGTACCTATGCCGCTTTTGCCGGTCACTATGGTTTCCTGCCCAATCCCTGCCGGGTATACACACCAACCGATAAAGGGAAAGTAGAATCGAACGTGAAATACGTAAAAGAAAACTGCTTTAAGGGACGGGATTTTAAAGAGCTTGAGCACGCAAAGCTGTTTCTCCTGTCATGGCTGAAAGAAACGGCAAACCGCCGGATACACGGGACAACCGGCCGAAAACCGGAGACCGTATATCTTGAGACAGAAAAAGCATATTTAAAGCCGCTCCCTGCACAGGATTTTCTCTTTTCAAAATCCGGGACAGCAACCGTAAGGACAGACTGCCATATCGTTCATGGCGGCAATTATTATTCTGTGCCTTACACTTATATCGGAATGGATGTGGATGTCATCGAAGTGAATCATTTACTGAAGATCTACCATGCCGGAAAAGAGATCGCCCTCCACAGCCTGTGCGAAAATGCAAAGGGCGAACATGTGACGGATAAGAAGCATTACCCATCTACCAAAACAATAACACAGGAGGAGCTTTTGTCAAGCTACCGCGAAAAAATGGCGGAGGTGGGGTCAGGCGCACTGGCATTTTTGGAAGCATTTAAGGATACAGATATGTACCAGTGCCATCATTACCGGAGCATTTCCGGTATCCTGGCACTCCGGAAAAAATATGGGGAGGATGCTATAGACAAAGCCTGTAAAAGGGCATGCCATTATGGGAACATTACCTACCGGGCAGTAAAAAGGATCTGCGAAAGCGGTCTGTATAATCTTCCGCTGGAAGATGCACAGGAATCGTCTATGGAGGGAAGAAGCAAAATCAGAAATCTGTCTGATTACCGGCAAATGACAGGACTGGGGGTGATCAGTCATGAATGA
- the istB gene encoding IS21-like element helper ATPase IstB: MNDSLQEKIKKLHLAGILQTADMRAEQAAKEQMSYIEFLELLINDENLNRSRNRRNDLMKRSRMPQHKTMEEFNFSWQPCLNRQVIYSLGTCEFIRKKENIAFIGLPGTGKTHLSIALGIKAIEQGYTVLFTTLSEMMEDLYISRADNSFRQKLKKYISPDLLVIDEFGLKKLGQTNVDDLYEVISKRYEVTSTIITSNKQFDEWGSILFDPVLATAILDRFVHHCSFIAIEGESYRMKERERISAVKRRGRPKKESAENGTNERMGKMEDSGDL, translated from the coding sequence ATGAATGATTCATTACAGGAAAAGATTAAAAAGCTCCATCTTGCCGGAATTCTCCAAACGGCGGATATGCGGGCAGAACAGGCAGCAAAGGAGCAGATGTCCTATATCGAATTTCTTGAACTGCTTATAAACGATGAAAACCTTAACCGCTCAAGAAACAGACGCAACGATCTAATGAAGCGTTCACGTATGCCCCAGCACAAAACGATGGAAGAATTCAACTTTTCATGGCAGCCCTGCCTAAATCGTCAGGTCATCTATTCCCTTGGAACCTGCGAGTTTATCAGGAAAAAAGAAAATATAGCTTTTATCGGACTTCCCGGAACCGGAAAGACCCATCTCTCCATCGCGCTTGGCATCAAAGCCATTGAGCAGGGGTATACGGTGCTGTTCACCACACTTTCGGAAATGATGGAGGATTTATACATCTCCCGTGCGGACAACTCTTTCCGTCAGAAACTGAAGAAATACATTTCACCGGATTTGCTGGTGATTGATGAGTTTGGTCTCAAGAAGCTGGGTCAGACAAATGTGGACGACCTTTATGAAGTGATCTCTAAAAGATACGAGGTAACCTCTACCATCATCACTTCCAATAAGCAGTTTGATGAATGGGGGAGTATTCTTTTTGATCCGGTGCTGGCAACAGCTATCCTTGACCGTTTTGTGCATCACTGCAGCTTTATTGCCATAGAAGGTGAAAGCTACCGGATGAAAGAAAGGGAGCGGATCAGTGCTGTGAAACGGCGGGGCAGACCGAAAAAAGAGAGCGCAGAAAATGGAACAAATGAACGAATGGGCAAAATGGAAGATAGCGGGGATTTATGA
- a CDS encoding IS66 family transposase, with protein MQADETPVLVNKDGRKAGSKSYMWVYRTGKLYDSPPIVLYEYQKTRNASHPREFLKGYQGICVTDGYQVYHTLENEREDLEIAGCWSHVRRRFADVVKSLGKEKAKDTLAYQALEQVGAIFKLEAAFAGLTPEERASRRQTSTKVLVEAYFEWVRANQNQVPPKSETGKGFTYCLNQEKYLKVFLNDGRVPADNNAAEQAIRGFCIGKKNWHMIDTIHGAQASAIIYSIAETAKANHLKPYHYFEHLLTEIPKHMDDTSVDFLESLLPWSNDLPAGCRKSNS; from the coding sequence ATTCAGGCAGATGAGACACCCGTCCTGGTCAACAAAGACGGAAGAAAGGCAGGCTCTAAGAGTTATATGTGGGTCTATCGGACGGGAAAACTATATGACTCACCTCCCATTGTCCTGTATGAATACCAAAAGACGCGCAATGCCAGCCATCCGAGAGAATTCCTCAAAGGCTATCAGGGGATCTGCGTGACAGACGGGTATCAGGTATACCACACTCTGGAAAACGAACGGGAGGACTTAGAGATCGCAGGATGCTGGTCTCATGTCCGGCGTCGATTTGCAGATGTGGTCAAGTCGCTGGGCAAAGAGAAAGCGAAAGACACGCTTGCTTATCAGGCACTGGAGCAGGTCGGAGCAATCTTTAAACTGGAAGCGGCATTTGCAGGCCTGACTCCAGAAGAACGGGCCAGCCGGCGTCAGACCAGCACCAAAGTACTGGTTGAGGCCTATTTTGAGTGGGTAAGAGCCAATCAGAATCAAGTACCGCCAAAATCAGAGACTGGAAAAGGATTTACTTATTGCCTAAATCAGGAAAAGTATCTGAAGGTGTTTTTAAACGATGGCCGTGTTCCAGCCGACAATAACGCTGCAGAACAGGCAATCCGTGGATTCTGTATTGGAAAAAAGAACTGGCATATGATTGATACGATTCATGGAGCCCAGGCCAGTGCCATTATTTACAGCATAGCGGAAACAGCCAAGGCGAATCACTTAAAGCCATACCACTATTTTGAACATCTGCTGACAGAGATACCAAAACATATGGATGATACCAGTGTAGATTTCCTTGAAAGTCTGCTTCCCTGGTCCAATGATCTGCCAGCAGGATGCCGGAAATCTAATTCGTAG